Proteins from one Ananas comosus cultivar F153 unplaced genomic scaffold, ASM154086v1, whole genome shotgun sequence genomic window:
- the LOC109704971 gene encoding homeobox protein knotted-1-like 3 codes for MPDDKELDQFMTHYVLLLCSFKEQLQQHVRVHAMEAVMACWELEQSLQSLTGVSPGEGTGATMSDDDDEDQANSEANLYDGLDGPDTLGFGPLVPTESERSLMERVRQELKHELKQGYKEKLIDIREEILRKRRAGKLPGDTTSTLKAWWQSHSKWPYPTEEDKARLVQETGLQLKQINNWFINQRKRNWHSNPSSSSVLKSKRKR; via the exons ACACACTATGTCTTGCTACTCTGCTCATTCAAAGAACAGCTACAGCAGCATGTCCGTGTCCATGCAATGGAAGCAGTGATGGCTTGTTGGGAGCTTGAACAATCTTTGCAAAGCTTGACAG GTGTATCTCCGGGTGAAGGCACAGGTGCAACCATGTCTGATGACGATGATGAAGACCAAGCAAATAGTGAAGCAAACTTGTATGACGGGTTGGACGGGCCGGACACTCTGGGCTTTGGGCCTCTTGTCCCAACGGAAAGCGAGCGCTCATTGATGGAAAGAGTCCGACAGGAGCTGAAGCATGAACTGAAACAg GGTTACAAAGAGAAGCTTATAGACATAAGAGAAGAGATTCTTCGCAAGCGAAGAGCTGGAAAGCTCCCAGGAGATACCACTTCTACTTTGAAAGCTTGGTGGCAGTCCCACTCGAAGTGGCCATACCCAACA GAAGAGGATAAGGCACGGCTGGTGCAGGAAACAGGATTACAGCTGAAGCAGATTAACAATTGGTTTATCAATCAAAGGAAAAGAAACTGGCACAGCAACCCATCCTCATCCTCTGTGCTGAAAAGCAAACGTAAAAG GTAA